A section of the Carassius auratus strain Wakin unplaced genomic scaffold, ASM336829v1 scaf_tig00045262, whole genome shotgun sequence genome encodes:
- the LOC113087735 gene encoding microfibrillar-associated protein 3-like — MISDPEGCYRKPEKMNGAYGYMIIYLVSVISFCGAEALNISAVDGNVRENETEADGGGSVPLVLTKVSQIIAREGNCALIDCNITGDPFPDIQWFNSHGHLLDTEKSDGKWWILDNGVLNITSITFSDRGKYTCTASNAHGKANCTVTLRVVFTNGDMGVYYMVVCLVTFTIIMILNITRLCMMSSHLKKTEKAINEFFRTEGAEKLQKAFEIAKRIPIITSAKTLELAKVTQFKTMEFARYIEELARSIPLPPLIMNCRTFMEEILEVVGVEEMRHTFVRQAPESHGDGAAGTSDDVFTILHERERARERARERSDSPAVDSDDASLHEQPQHIAIQVSVHPQLAAAGCCNEETPPLSEIVSSEPPLAQVPLEAESEENENKVESVQGGGAAQKTQVIYESHV, encoded by the exons ATGATATCTGATCCTGAGGGTTGTTACAGAAAGCCAGAGAAAATGAACGGGGCGTACGGATACATGATCATTTATTTAGTGTCCGTGATTAGTTTCTGCGGGGCAGAGGCTTTGAACATCTCTGCAGTGGATGGAAATGTAAGAGAGAATGAGACCGAGGCGGATGGAGGTGGCTCGGTTCCCCTGGTGCTCACCAAAGTAAGCCAGATCATCGCCCGTGAGGGGAACTGTGCTTTAATTGACTGTAATATCACCGGCGACCCTTTTCCAGACATCCAGTGGTTCAACTCGCACGGACACCTGCTTGATACTGAGAAAAGTG ATGGTAAATGGTGGATTCTGGACAATGGCGTCCTCAACATCACCAGCATCACGTTCTCAGACCGTGGCAAATACACGTGCACGGCCTCCAATGCACACGGCAAGGCCAACTGCACAGTGACGCTGCGTGTGGTCTTCACCAACGGAGATATGGGTGTTTACTACATGGTGGTGTGTCTGGTGACGTTTACCATCATCATGATTCTGAACATCACTCGCCTTTGCATGATGAGCAGCCATCTGAAGAAAACTGAGAAGGCCATCAACGAGTTCTTTCGCACGGAAGGCGCGGAAAAGCTTCAGAAGGCCTTCGAGATTGCGAAGAGAATTCCTATCATTACCTCAGCAAAAACGCTGGAGCTGGCGAAGGTCACGCAGTTCAAGACCATGGAGTTTGCGCGCTACATCGAGGAGTTAGCACGTAGCATACCGCTGCCGCCGCTGATCATGAACTGCCGCACCTTCATGGAGGAGATCCTCGAGGTCGTCGGCGTAGAGGAAATGAGACACACTTTTGTCCGACAAGCACCTGAGAGTCACGGTGATGGAGCTGCTGGCACTTCTGATGATGTTTTCACGATCTTGCACGAAAGAGAGCGGGCGAGGGAGAGGGCGAGGGAGCGCAGCGATTCTCCCGCCGTGGACTCGGACGACGCATCGCTTCACGAGCAACCTCAACACATAGCCATTCAGGTTTCGGTTCATCCGCAGTTAGCTGCTGCAGGATGCTGTAACGAGGAAACTCCGCCTCTTTCTGAAATAGTCTCCTCTGAGCCCCCATTGGCTCAGGTGCCTCTGGAGGCGGAGTCTGAGGAGAATGAAAACAAGGTGGAGTCTGTACAAGGAGGTGGTGCTGCACAGAAAACCCAAGTCATTTATGAAAGCCATGTGTAA